Sequence from the Aerococcus tenax genome:
TCTCCGAAGCAGACTGCTCTTCGCCTGCTATCGGCAAGGCTAAAAAGTCATCAATCCGGCGGGCAGAAGCGAAGCCTCGGCTTAAGACCACTAATAAGCGCACTAAAACACTCAAGGCTAAAAAGATACTGGTCATATAGGAAGTTAAAGCAATAATCTCCCCCTGCATGAGATAGGCATTGTTCACTAAACGTCCCCCAAAATAGAGGATCAGTCCGATAGCGATATTAACCACCGATAAAGAAATCGGGGTTGCCAGGGCTTGGACCTGGCCCACTCGAATTTGTTGGTCAACTAAGTGGTCATTTTCTTTCTGGAAGCGGTGGATCTCTGTTTTTTGGTTAACAAAGGCCCGAATGACCCGGATCCCATTAAGATTTTCGCGAACTACCTGGCTCAAGCGGTCTAAACCATGCTGGATGCCTTGATAACGGCGGTTTGAATTGAGGGTAATCCCTGTAAAAGCTAGGCCCAAAATAAGGCCAGCAATAATAAAAATAGGAGACAGTTGGGGGCTAATCAGATAAGCCATAATTATGGCCCCGATGACAATGACTGGTGAACGCGAGGCTAGGCGTAGGGCCCTGGCCACTGCTTCTTGAATATTATTGGTGTCATTAGTTACCCGAGTAACTAAGGAATCCGCCCCCACCTGGTTGAGCTGATTTAAGGTCAACTGGTTAACTTGGTCAAATAGTGCTGACCTTAACCGAGTGCCTACTGTCTGCATAGTGACAGAAGCATACCACTGACAAACCAAGGCAAAACAATAGCCTAAGAATGGCAAAAGCACCAAAAGCAAGCCTCGCTGCCAAATATAGGTCGTATTGCCAGGATTAATCCCCTTATTAATCAAATCTGCCATAACATAAGGAACCATTAACTCCAGAACCGCTTCAATCAGCTTGGCTGAAAAAGCCAGTATCTCTTTTCCCTTATTTTCTAATATCACATCTTTAACTCGCATAAATAGACTCCTGTTTTCTTTTTCTTCTCACTATGGTACTCCAATGCAAGAAGCTGGGCAAATTTTTGTCAATAAAAAACGAGTCCGAAGACCCGTCTTTTAAATCATTTAAATCAAATTATTAATGAGCACTTTGGCTGCGCATGTTCTTGACGGCCCGACTTCTTTCGATCATCTTGAAAATAATAATCAGAAGAAATAGGTCTACTGGAAATAGTACCGCTGTACGAATGATTCTAGCCCAGGCAAATAAACCGGACTGGTACATCATATTGAGCCATAAAGGCGTTAAGAATAATGAAATCAACACCGTAGTTAATACTTTAGCGATGAGAATTCGTTTCAAGTTATAGCCTTGACGGAAAAGAACAAAGCCATAAATCAAACCGGCTAAGACCGCATTGAAGGTAAAGCCAGGAAAGAAGAAGCCACTTGGACTCAGAACAAAACCAATCACATCACATAAACCAGCGCCAATTCCTGCATAGATAGGTCCATAAAAAGCACCCATAATAGCTAATGGTATAAAGGCAAAACTGATTTCTAGGGTTGGTCCTAGAACTAAACGGAATTGGTTGAGTAAGAGGTTTAAAGCCATCAATAAACCCATACCCGTAATCACCCGTGATGAGGCGACATCTAAAGGTAACCATTTTCTAAACATAATAAAAAAACCCTCCTAATATACATTGGAGAGGCCCAAAAAGGGACATTACACTCGATGGCATTTGAGCGAATGCGGATTAACATCGCGAGTAATCTCTTCGTCCAGCAGCAACATTCCGTCCACTGACACTTAACGCATTAATCCTACTCTCAGTGAATATTATAGACTTCTTCACTTGAAAGTAAAGCCCTTTCTTTACAATTTGAAAAAACAAGGCCCAGGCTATAGTAGCGCTGAACCTTATTTTTACTTATTTAACTTCTTTTTGCAAAATTTTTTGGTAAGTGAGGTCAATTCCAAAAGCCCCTAAGGGTGCAGTAATTAGGATAGCTAGTACCGAAACCGTTAAAATAATTTCACCGGATCCTAGTCCCATTGCCAAGGGGACACCTCCAATGGCTGCCTGAACCGTTGCTTTAGGCAGGTAGGCGATCACTGAAAATAAGCGTTCTTTAAGACTTAGGTGGGTCTTGGCTAGGGATAGTAAGACACCCAATGACCGGAATATTAATACCATACCAATTAAAAGAACCGGTTGCCAGCCTGCTTGAAAGGCATAGGTAATATTGACAGAGGCGCCCACTAAGACAAAGAGCAGAATTTCACCAGGGATCCATAATTTATTATAGTATTGACCGAGATTGACCGCCTTTTCTGAGTCCAGGCGATTGATCACAAGCCCCATAGCCATCACTGCTAATATTCCCGAGAATGGGAGTGCTGGCAGGATTTTCTCCACCGATACCAAGACAAAGGATAGGGATAAGAGTAAAATCAACTGCTTGGCAGTGCTAAAGGCAAAACGATCAAAGAGGCTATTTAAGCCAGCACCCAAGAGGCCACCGACTAAGAGCCCTAGAACAATGGAAATCGGGATAGTCAGGAGTTGGGTAATTTGGAAACTTCCTCCTTGAGCAACAGCTAGGAAGGAAGAAAAAAGAACCAAGACATAAATATCATCAGCTGACGACCCGGCTAAAATAATTTGCGGGATTTGCTTTTCAGTCCCATAGCCTTCATCAATCAGTTTTAACATTTTAGGAACTACAACCGCCGGGGAAACCGCACCGAGTACCGCCCCCAGGACTAGAGCGTCAGCCTGGTTGATCCCTAAAATGCTAGGTGCCAAGAGACTGGTAGCAATCATTTCAAAAGTTGCCGGTAAAAAACACATCAAGAGTGCTGGCCTACCCACCTTAATCAGGCCACGGATATCTAAGGACAAGCTTGCCCGAGTCAGGATAATAATCAAAGCCACTTGTCTTAAATCCGCAGATAAGTCTAAGATAGTGGAATCCAATAAATTTAAGGCATAGGGCCCTAGTAAAATCCCTAAAAAGAGATAACCCACTAAGCTAGGAATACGTAAAGACTGACACAGTCGTTCGACTAACAAACCTAAAATAAAAATATAGGCAAAACTTAACAATAACATCTTTCTACTCCTTTTCTTTTCAAGCAAAAAAGCTGATGCCCTTCTGCTTTTATTTGCAGAAGTCATCAGCTCATAAGCATTCTTATGCGCGGTTTAGGAGTAAATCCTGGGAAGACATTCATTTCCTTGGTCTAAGCATAAATAATTATCGGTTTTCTGTCAAGGAACTTTTCACTTTCCACTTTAATCCAAACAAAAAACAAAAATGTATTGGAGTTTCTAGTGAAAAATTTAACTTAAGCTTAACCTTTACCTCTTTCTGATGATAATTTACAAAGAAGTAAAGAATATAGGTAAGGAAAATTTATTTTCAATTAATGAAAGCGCTTTATTTTAAAATAAAAACCACTCTGCTATACTGGCCATAGGATACTAATTTATTTGTAAGGAGGATTTTATATGAAGTCAGGACGTTTCATGCGTTTAATTACCATTGCCTTGGCTTATGTCGGGGTGATTGTCGGAGCCGGATTTGCCAGTGGTCAAGAGGCCTTTCAATATTATGTCGCCTTTGGTCGTGAAGGTATTTTTGCTTTAATCTTATCCTGCTTTTTCTTTGCCATGGGCGGCTATTTACTTTTAGTCTATGGTTTTCGTTATTCCGCTGAGGACCACCGCATTGTTTTTGACAAAATTTCTAGTCCTATTGTTGCTAAATTGATTGACCTTGCTATCAATTTATCCTTATTTTTAATTGGTTTTGTGATGATTGCTGGAGCGGGGACTAACTTAAAGCTGATTTTCTCCTTGCCC
This genomic interval carries:
- a CDS encoding folate family ECF transporter S component, producing MFRKWLPLDVASSRVITGMGLLMALNLLLNQFRLVLGPTLEISFAFIPLAIMGAFYGPIYAGIGAGLCDVIGFVLSPSGFFFPGFTFNAVLAGLIYGFVLFRQGYNLKRILIAKVLTTVLISLFLTPLWLNMMYQSGLFAWARIIRTAVLFPVDLFLLIIIFKMIERSRAVKNMRSQSAH
- a CDS encoding cation:proton antiporter domain-containing protein, yielding MLLLSFAYIFILGLLVERLCQSLRIPSLVGYLFLGILLGPYALNLLDSTILDLSADLRQVALIIILTRASLSLDIRGLIKVGRPALLMCFLPATFEMIATSLLAPSILGINQADALVLGAVLGAVSPAVVVPKMLKLIDEGYGTEKQIPQIILAGSSADDIYVLVLFSSFLAVAQGGSFQITQLLTIPISIVLGLLVGGLLGAGLNSLFDRFAFSTAKQLILLLSLSFVLVSVEKILPALPFSGILAVMAMGLVINRLDSEKAVNLGQYYNKLWIPGEILLFVLVGASVNITYAFQAGWQPVLLIGMVLIFRSLGVLLSLAKTHLSLKERLFSVIAYLPKATVQAAIGGVPLAMGLGSGEIILTVSVLAILITAPLGAFGIDLTYQKILQKEVK
- a CDS encoding ABC transporter ATP-binding protein; its protein translation is MRVKDVILENKGKEILAFSAKLIEAVLELMVPYVMADLINKGINPGNTTYIWQRGLLLVLLPFLGYCFALVCQWYASVTMQTVGTRLRSALFDQVNQLTLNQLNQVGADSLVTRVTNDTNNIQEAVARALRLASRSPVIVIGAIIMAYLISPQLSPIFIIAGLILGLAFTGITLNSNRRYQGIQHGLDRLSQVVRENLNGIRVIRAFVNQKTEIHRFQKENDHLVDQQIRVGQVQALATPISLSVVNIAIGLILYFGGRLVNNAYLMQGEIIALTSYMTSIFLALSVLVRLLVVLSRGFASARRIDDFLALPIAGEEQSASEKNSKNDLTQSTGPLEITFNQVNFSYSDRPLLSDLSFQIHAGEFIGIIGGTAAGKTSLVNLILAFNQKQSGEIMINGQAIESLSLKGLRQAIALVPQKAVLFKGSLRDNLKMDQPNISDNDLWQALEEAQAADFIKQAQGLDTPVDQGGMNFSGGQRQRLTIARALAQPSRAIILDDAVSALDFATEGRLRQVLLEKEQTLIMVSQRISSILHADKILVLDHGELVGFASHEELLATCPTYQKIYASQYPDSQGKVEV